A stretch of Aureispira sp. CCB-E DNA encodes these proteins:
- a CDS encoding T9SS type A sorting domain-containing protein, which produces MMHLYTRKIIFTLLLSTFTCLFARAQNDCGSAVAVTDLTGSTCATSAPSTTNALGAGSCEEGNNDTWFQFTAQGISANITVSSTANGWRPEFLVVSGTPASTCAGFTEVSCNDQNGNYTSISAATTPLTIGETYWIVVSSNNDNSTGTLSVCVDNPAPPPGCIDNQDCSSPASIALNPTGGADVCVNDCNTGASFGPDFAGTNCFDFPNNTVWYSVTTDATATSLSVNLTSATLSNPEFTVFTTPDCSNFTVIDCVEGTGGSASSSNVTVTPNTTYLIAVSDATADQGTFDLCISQDVAPSSCTDNNECTSAATITLNASGGAAACVNDCNNGATAGPNFTGNNCYDLPNETVWYTFTTDAAAATLDINLTSTDLSNPEFTLFTNSCGPFTIINCTEGTGGSAAATQINIAPNTTYILAVSDVSGNTGVFDLCLSQDLDNSACNVDNRLEVTSTSMGSPLTGPFQAGEVVTFCYTINSYISSTTNCNYLHGIVPSFGNCWDPVSFDAQGQPTSLPTPLSTVGVIGPSTTGPPNPCEGDSPGSWAWFPDGAVTYNLTTPNPTGLNSGDNVGAGWFFLTSYASPSGDCNTPETDPNSSYGDNNFPQCADLGGWQVCFSLQVKDITACSLGETDCSVSMKTFSDGEIGVWADIGCTVDIPTTFPASFDCILLSTDLIEFKGKQIGSKNFLSWTIDNTQNLEFFRIEKSTDGINWETTDIVNSDPTQRKYSFVDPIPFIPTTYYRLKIIAIDGSITQSPIISVRSDKELGYNLTTELHPNPAKDYIQFEYTGNDFSSPLHIHIANMVGQTMVDYSIGQMDLNEPNHINTSALPDGIYYISITQSGLKSTQRITIIR; this is translated from the coding sequence ATGATGCATTTATACACTAGAAAAATAATATTTACTCTATTGTTGAGCACCTTCACTTGTTTATTTGCCCGTGCACAGAACGATTGTGGATCGGCAGTAGCCGTCACGGACTTAACAGGTTCAACCTGTGCCACGAGTGCTCCAAGTACTACGAATGCACTAGGAGCAGGGTCTTGCGAAGAAGGAAATAACGATACATGGTTTCAATTTACAGCACAAGGAATTTCCGCCAATATAACAGTAAGCAGTACGGCCAATGGCTGGCGTCCAGAATTTTTGGTTGTATCAGGAACTCCTGCTAGTACCTGTGCGGGTTTTACAGAAGTATCTTGTAACGACCAAAATGGTAATTATACGAGTATTAGCGCTGCTACTACTCCATTAACAATAGGAGAAACCTACTGGATTGTTGTTTCTAGTAATAACGATAACAGCACAGGAACATTGAGTGTTTGTGTAGACAATCCTGCACCTCCACCTGGTTGTATCGATAATCAAGATTGTAGTAGCCCTGCATCTATTGCCTTAAACCCTACTGGTGGGGCAGATGTCTGTGTCAACGATTGTAATACAGGAGCTTCATTTGGTCCTGACTTTGCGGGAACCAATTGCTTTGATTTTCCTAACAATACCGTTTGGTATTCTGTTACTACTGATGCAACAGCAACCTCTTTGAGTGTTAATCTTACTAGTGCTACACTTAGCAACCCTGAATTTACAGTTTTTACAACTCCTGACTGTAGCAATTTTACAGTTATTGATTGTGTAGAAGGCACTGGTGGTTCGGCTAGCTCTAGTAATGTAACTGTTACGCCTAACACCACCTATCTAATTGCCGTCTCAGATGCTACGGCAGATCAAGGGACTTTTGATTTATGTATCAGCCAAGATGTTGCCCCTTCTAGTTGTACAGACAACAACGAATGTACCTCTGCAGCGACAATTACTTTAAACGCTTCTGGAGGAGCTGCAGCCTGTGTTAATGACTGTAACAATGGAGCTACTGCTGGTCCTAACTTTACAGGAAACAACTGTTATGACCTTCCAAATGAAACCGTTTGGTATACCTTTACCACTGATGCAGCAGCAGCTACTTTAGATATAAACCTAACGAGTACCGACTTATCAAACCCTGAGTTTACCTTATTTACCAATAGTTGTGGACCTTTTACCATTATCAATTGTACAGAAGGAACAGGAGGTAGTGCTGCTGCGACACAAATTAATATAGCGCCTAATACGACTTATATTCTTGCCGTATCGGATGTTTCAGGGAATACTGGAGTATTTGATTTGTGCTTGAGTCAAGATTTAGACAACAGTGCTTGTAATGTAGATAATAGGCTTGAGGTAACAAGCACTTCTATGGGGTCTCCTTTGACGGGACCTTTCCAAGCTGGAGAGGTTGTTACTTTTTGTTATACCATCAATTCTTATATTTCATCTACAACCAATTGCAATTATCTTCATGGCATTGTTCCTAGTTTTGGAAACTGCTGGGATCCTGTATCTTTCGATGCACAAGGTCAACCTACTAGTTTGCCAACGCCTTTGTCTACAGTTGGGGTTATTGGACCTTCAACAACAGGCCCTCCCAATCCTTGTGAGGGAGATTCTCCAGGTTCTTGGGCATGGTTTCCTGATGGAGCCGTAACCTATAACCTAACCACCCCCAACCCAACAGGATTAAATTCTGGAGATAATGTTGGAGCAGGTTGGTTCTTTTTAACTTCTTATGCTTCGCCTAGTGGTGATTGCAACACGCCAGAAACAGACCCTAACAGTAGTTACGGAGACAACAATTTTCCTCAATGTGCTGATCTTGGGGGCTGGCAAGTTTGTTTCTCTCTGCAAGTTAAAGACATTACTGCTTGTAGTCTAGGAGAAACAGATTGTAGTGTTTCTATGAAAACATTTTCAGATGGAGAAATTGGAGTTTGGGCAGATATTGGATGTACTGTTGATATACCAACTACATTTCCTGCTTCATTTGATTGCATTCTTTTGTCAACTGACTTGATAGAATTTAAGGGCAAACAAATCGGTTCCAAAAACTTCTTGAGTTGGACTATTGATAACACTCAAAACTTAGAGTTTTTCAGAATCGAAAAAAGTACCGATGGCATTAATTGGGAGACAACAGATATTGTTAATAGTGATCCTACTCAAAGAAAATATTCTTTTGTAGATCCAATTCCTTTTATTCCTACGACTTACTATAGGTTAAAAATTATAGCTATAGATGGTAGCATTACTCAGTCTCCTATTATTAGCGTACGTTCAGACAAAGAATTAGGATACAACTTAACCACAGAACTACATCCAAATCCTGCAAAAGACTATATTCAATTTGAGTATACTGGAAATGATTTTTCATCACCTTTACACATTCATATTGCTAATATGGTGGGACAAACTATGGTAGATTATTCTATTGGTCAAATGGACTTAAACGAGCCCAATCATATCAATACATCTGCTTTACCTGATGGGATTTATTATATCAGTATCACACAAAGTGGTCTAAAATCAACTCAAAGAATTACGATTATTCGGTAA